One Camelina sativa cultivar DH55 chromosome 3, Cs, whole genome shotgun sequence genomic window carries:
- the LOC104777774 gene encoding uncharacterized protein LOC104777774, with protein sequence MWDRGELVWVSLSLSDTWIPGRILNPSVPVGVLVSFFGLIEPRYVPKPCIRSFDRNFEALVSDSWRFRRFVNRALRAHFWNISFGLWCPCQPLIESPYFDSGNSLPWFPNSSDSSALCFVRDMAVSIQVPLRRLAKTNCSSARILSFRRYAVDFKRSESVYEEIKASAKLMDRSEESDWYLDPSNTMYCVDLDYMFPETLDADVESSRDLSPLPKDIHCYSSDQSVHNSYSSTWNTRNPRISSYSSTWNTRNPNSYSSTMRACETMARTVVHEDDGHQSRSRGCQVEHSVCLLNSEPAVEDMIEEDTTNILGSRVAVSEEPSDVMIESHDDIIGLVDTTVTSVKQTTRTAVHHEDDGQQSTSRGCQVEHSVCLLNSEPAVEDMIEEDTTNTAQPRVAVSETPSDVIIETHDDIIGSVDRTGTSAKQSSPLLDASNDKAYLAKPVAFVVPGACHSLACSMRKTYANPRDKLDRSILSAKSMNDQSLDRKSLNGTHGNRSDDALESHIVEVGQSSLHISGTSNKEFSSDDAGIAPAEQLQDLDVATIVESQMRSVDNVRSIGVKRKASRNKASARNSKRKKRAAQQSISTDKPLNLHLMKDMRLANPKCLKMKLLSRHGDIPSKSEVLKRFSVFGKIDASRTDVSPEKSSAKVVFMQSIDAVTAYQFARTKKFRLGRCKVTYRLDPFDEDNEVNEVPLSQEPQKSVPSPKSCLKEHGSEDKEEGKRNLKVKFQM encoded by the exons ATGTGGGACAGAGGGGAGCTAGTTTGGGTAAGCTTAAGCCTTTCAGATACATGGATTCCGGGTCGGATTCTTAATCCATCCGTACCGGTTGGAGTTCTAGTCTCCTTCTTCGGCCTAATTGAGCCGCGCTACGTTCCAAAGCCATGTATTCGAAGCTTCGATCGTAATTTCGAAGCCCTGGTTTCAGATTCATGGAGGTTTCGTCGGTTTGTGAATCGAGCTTTACGAGCTCACTTTTGGAATATCTCGTTTGGGTTATGGTGTCCGTGTCAGCCGCTTATTGAATCGCCGTACTTCGATAGTGGAAACTCTCTACCGTGGTTTCCAAACTCATCTGATTCTTCAGCTTTGTGTTTCGTTCGAGATATGGCCGTTTCGATACAAGTGCCTCTACGGAGATTAGCTAAGACTAATTGTTCGAGCGCTCGGATCCTTAGTTTTCGGCGATATGCTGTTGATTTTAAGCGTTCTGAATCCGTCTATGAGGAAATCAAAGCAA GTGCAAAACTAATGGATCGCTCTGAAGAATCAGATTGGTACCTTGATCCCTCAAACACGATGTACTGCGTGGACCTGGATTATATGTTTCCTGAGACATTGGATGCAGACGTTGAAAGCAGTAGAGATTTGAGTCCATTGCCCAAGGATATCCATTGTTATTCTTCTGACCAGTCTGTTCATAACTCTTATTCTAGCACATGGAATACGAGGAACCCTCGAATTAGCTCTTATTCTAGCACATGGAATACGAGGAACCCTAACTCTTATTCTAGTACCATGCGAGCTTGTGAAACTATGGCTAGGACAGTTgttcatgaagatgatggtcACCAGTCCAGGAGTCGAGGATGTCAAGTTGAGCACAGTGTCTGCTTACTGAATTCAGAACCTGCTGTGGAAGATATGATAGAGGAAGACACCACTAACATTCTTGGATCAAGAGTTGCTGTATCAGAAGAACCTTCTGATGTTATGATTGAAAGTCATGATGACATCATTGGTTTGGTTGATACAACTGTGACATCGGTTAAACAAACAACTAGGACAGCTGTTCATCATGAAGACGATGGTCAGCAGTCCACGAGTAGAGGGTGTCAAGTTGAGCACAGTGTCTGCTTACTGAATTCAGAACCTGCTGTTGAAGATATGATAGAGGAAGACACCACTAATACTGCTCAACCAAGAGTTGCTGTATCAGAAACACCTTCTGATGTTATAATTGAAACACATGACGACATCATCGGTTCGGTTGATAGAACTGGGACATCCGCAAAACAGTCATCACCCTTGCTTGATGCCAGTAACGACAAGGCATATTTGGCAAAGCCTGTTGCTTTTGTTGTTCCGGGAGCCTGTCATTCTCTAGCTTGTTCAATGAGAAAAACATATGCTAACCCAAGAGACAAGCTTGATAGATCTATACTCAGTGCCAAGTCCATGAACGACCAGTCGTTAGATAGGAAGAGTTTGAATGGAACACATGGAAACCGGTCTGACGATGCATTGGAATCGCATATTGTAGAGGTAGGACAGAGTTCGCTACATATTTCAGGCACTTCAAACAAAGAATTCAGTTCTGATGATGCAGGCATTGCACCTGCAGAACAATTACAAGATTTGGATGTTGCAACAATTGTTGAAAGCCAGATGAGATCAGTTGATAATGTCAGATCCATTGGTGTCAAAAGGAAAGCAAGTCGAAACAAAGCATCTGCACGTAACtccaagagaaagaagagagcagCCCAACAATCTATCTCTACTGATAAACCACTGAATCTACACCTGATGAAAGATATGCGGCTGGCTAATCCAAAATGTTTGAAAATGAAGTTATTGAGTAGACATGGGGATATCCCATCCAAATCAGAAGTGTTGAAGAGGTTCAGTGTGTTTGGGAAAATAGATGCTTCAAGAACTGATGTAAGCCCAGAGAAAAGCTCTGCGAAAGTAGTATTCATGCAGAGTATAGATGCAGTGACGGCTTATCAATTTGCTAGGACCAAAAAGTTTAGACTAGGACGGTGTAAAGTTACGTACCGCCTCGACCCTTTTGACGAAGACAATGAAGTAAACGAAGTTCCTTTGTCTCAGGAGCCTCAAAAGTCCGTTCCATCACCAAAATCATGTCTCAAGGAACATGGTTCGGAAGATAAAGAAGAGGGAAAAAGGAATCTGAAGGTGAAATTTCAAATGTAG